One Pararge aegeria chromosome 1, ilParAegt1.1, whole genome shotgun sequence genomic region harbors:
- the LOC120625097 gene encoding venom carboxylesterase-6-like, with product MGTLCYVLLVVVAAHAHTHNHNHNHNHDHKHRNHNHQDVPESQQSVVVSPYGEFRGSYNTTRRGRQFESYRGIYYAEPPVGELRFQPPKLILEYKTPVDASEDGPACPLLVDSNYYMDENCLTINVYTPLKKDRSKPLPVIFFMHPGGFYAMTGRSDLAGAHYLLDRDIVLVTINYRLGSLGFLSTGDELAPGNNGYKDQVAALKWVQRNIAAFGGDPNSVTITGCSAGSISVMLHMISPMSKGLFHRGISMSGSPVYKGPTPDNLYHLAVRQAEILNCPTDNSKVIIDCLKTKHWRDLGSSLPGFYEFGYDPVGIWMPIIERDFGQERFLPLDPVDAIREGKMHAVPHIISQTEDEFFWMAFTVLKNKTLTDKMNAEWEKIAPISFLLNRENATYATQRLRTAYLHDKPLKNDAENAKNLGLLYQDSIESFPVHRMANLMCRHSPHPVWYYQFSYIGNHSFYEDSVTKRPVAAAHHDDLIYLFPLSFRFPGISTEGLDAVLVERMTGIWYNFARYGDPNPRGDIPELECLKWPSMKPDDRKYLRIGNDLTIHENMKEERIQVWEELYPIKY from the exons ATGGGAACGTTGTGTTACGTATTGTTAGTGGTTGTCGCGGCACATGCGCACACCCACAATcacaaccacaaccacaaccaTGACCATAAACATCGTAATCACAATCACCAAGATGTCCCAG AATCACAGCAGTCTGTAGTAGTATCACCCTACGGAGAATTTCGCGGTAGCTATAATACAACGCGTCGTGGTCGCCAGTTTGAGTCATACCGAGGAATATATTATGCTGAACCACCGGTGGGAGAACTGAGGTTTCAG CCACCCAAACTAATCCTCGAGTATAAAACCCCGGTAGACGCCAGTGAAGATGGGCCAGCCTGCCCACTGTTGGTCGATAGCAATTACTACATGGATGAAAACTGTCTCACCATCAATGTTTATACTCCACTTAAGAAGGAcag GTCCAAGCCGTTGCCCGTAATTTTCTTCATGCACCCTGGAGGATTTTACGCCATGACGGGCCGTAGTGACCTAGCTGGTGCACATTATCTACTCGACCGTGACATTGTACTAGTTACCATCAACTACAGACTTGGCTCTCTCG GTTTTCTAAGCACCGGCGATGAGCTGGCCCCCGGTAACAACGGTTATAAAGATCAAGTGGCAGCACTTAAATGGGTTCAACGGAACATTGCCGCATTTGGAGGAGATCCTAACAGTGTAACTATAACCGGCTGCAGTGCTGGATCTATAAGTGTTATGCTCCATATGATTTCTCCAATGTCTAAAG GTCTTTTCCACCGAGGCATTTCCATGAGCGGGTCTCCTGTTTACAAGGGACCCACTCCTGACAATCTCTATCATTTGGCTGTTAGACAGGCTGAAATACTAAACTGCCCCACAGACAACTCTAAAGTTATTATTGATTGTCTTAAAACTAAACATTGGAGGGATCTTGGATCCTCTTTGCCGGGATTCTAT gaaTTTGGTTACGACCCTGTCGGTATTTGGATGCCCATTATAGAGCGAGATTTTGGCCAAGAAAGGTTTTTACCCCTTGATCCAGTGGACGCAATACGTGAGGGAAAGATGCATGCTGTTCCACATATTATCAGTCAGACGGAGGATGAGTTCTTCTGGATGGCATTTA CggttttgaaaaacaaaactcTGACTGATAAAATGAATGCTGAATGGGAAAAAATTGCTCCAATCTCCTTCCTACTGAATCGCGAAAACGCCACATATGCAACGCAGAGACTACGCACTGCATATTTGCACGACAAGCCGCTGAAAAATGATGCAGAGAATGCTAAAAATCTTGGTTTATTATATCAAGACTCCATCGAAAGCTTTCCTGTTCACAG GATGGCGAACCTTATGTGCCGCCACTCTCCGCATCCGGTATGGTACTACCAGTTTAGTTACATCGGTAACCATAGCTTCTACGAGGATTCTGTGACTAAGAGGCCAGTTG CGGCGGCTCATCACGACGATCTGATTTACTTGTTCCCCTTGAGTTTCCGTTTCCCTGGCATCTCCACCGAGGGACTCGACGCGGTCCTTGTGGAAAGGATGACGGGCATTTGGTACAACTTCGCTAGATACGG GGATCCGAATCCTCGTGGCGATATCCCTGAATTGGAATGCTTGAAATGGCCATCCATGAAGCCCGATGACCGCAAGTACTTGCGCATTGGCAACGACTTAACCATACACGAAAATATGAAGGAGGAAAGAATCCAGGTCTGGGAAGAACTATACCcaatcaaatattaa